In the genome of Lentimicrobium sp. L6, one region contains:
- a CDS encoding JAB-like toxin 1 domain-containing protein, which produces MVVDEYELNINNGEIKNVGDSDNDVVYAVTENDDGTTTRTGASVEFSGKPIESVVNKGDSEEGKPIQNVSVENTSDGEKLFSFVIEQTGENQEWGLVDYSLNNQEAKSVVTTSGNERKDSESSRIVAVLTGNPNAKIHKADHSHPVRPTSEHSSEGDRAVRDKVISNNSEAEVNIHFNQGNRWYKRSIKNDTKYFYKGEF; this is translated from the coding sequence TAATGGAGAGATAAAAAATGTTGGAGATTCGGATAATGATGTTGTATATGCTGTAACTGAGAATGATGATGGAACAACTACTAGAACTGGAGCTTCTGTAGAGTTTTCTGGCAAACCAATAGAAAGCGTTGTAAATAAGGGAGATAGTGAAGAAGGTAAGCCTATACAAAATGTATCTGTTGAAAATACATCTGATGGTGAGAAACTCTTTTCTTTTGTAATAGAACAAACTGGTGAGAATCAAGAATGGGGGTTGGTTGATTATAGTTTAAACAATCAAGAAGCAAAATCTGTTGTAACAACTTCTGGAAATGAAAGAAAAGATTCAGAAAGTAGTAGAATTGTTGCTGTTCTTACGGGAAATCCAAATGCAAAAATACATAAAGCTGATCATTCTCATCCTGTAAGACCAACATCGGAACATTCATCTGAAGGAGATAGGGCAGTTAGAGATAAGGTAATTAGTAATAATTCTGAAGCAGAAGTAAATATCCATTTCAACCAAGGTAATAGATGGTATAAAAGGAGTATAAAAAATGATACAAAATATTTTTATAAAGGAGAGTTCTAA